In Danio aesculapii chromosome 17, fDanAes4.1, whole genome shotgun sequence, the sequence TGGCGTTTCTAGGAGGAAGAGCTCGAAGAAAGCAACAGAAAAGGCAGGAGAAGACATGGCTGAACTGTCACTGTACCTCACAAACGTCAACGTGTCTCTAGGACAAACAATGGACACAGAGAAGGTAAAGACATTTCTACTAGTAGTAATTAACTTGCCGCTCATATTCGTACTCTATTTTGATCCAGACCACAGTCGAGAGGTGTCATTCTACTTCCTTGTTCGTAACATCTTTGTCTAGCGAGGAAACCTGTTATGCTTATTTATAAACACCACATTACGTTGTTTAAGGGTTTTATGTAttacaatataacaataaattataGCTCTTGTTAtgtttttctataatatataaattacatgTTTATCTATCTGTACAGTTttaaagtctgtctgtctgtctgtctgtttatctgtctgtttatctatctatctatctatctatctatctatctatctatctatctatctatctatctatctatctatctatctatctatctatctatgttaatctcaaacactgtaaaaaaaaaaaaaaaaaaaaaagcagggttCCGCACAATGCATTCATATTGTCtcaatacaaatcgattaagttagcaaatttaagtggattgcatataaaataatcacaaaaaactCAAgatttatgttgtttcagctaattttaaatacgtagtttgaacaagcaaatgtcatttttttcatttattttttcttctatcTGTACAATGATGTTACATTATAGAAGTATTTAACAGTGTAAATTATAAGTTTATGTATCTCCacgcttttctttttcttcatgtacaatttattttaaataaccaaatattatacaaaaagtaaaaacaaatatatatatatataagtatataaaagTTTATTTCTATCTGTCTAGCTATCTATCTTTCTATacgataataataacataaataacataaaGATGAATTAcaaatgcatccatccatccatccatccatctacagtagtATCTACAGTTAAAATCacaattattagtccccctttgatttttttttttcttttttaaatatttcccaaatttaacagagcaaggaaattttcacagaatgtctgataatattttttcttctggagaaagtcttatttgtttaatttcagctagaataaaagcagtttttaattttttaaaaaccattttaaggtcaaaattattacccctttaagcaatatttttttcaatagtctaaagaacaaaccatcattatacaataacttgcctaattcccctaacctgcctagttaacctaattaacctagttaagcctttaaatgtcactttaagctgtatagaagtgtcttgaaaatatctagtcaaatattattgactgtcatcatggcacagataaaataaatcagttattagaaatgagttattaaaactattatgttcagaaatgtgttaaaaaaaaatcatctccccgttaaacagaaattggggataataattcaggggagccaataattctgacttttactgtatctctatacaattatttaaaatgtatattgggCTGCTTAATACAGTATATCGTTATCGaaatgtgtgtgtccgcaatagtcacattgcaagatatgcaatgttaagttgggattatagttgatcaacaaTTGGGTACACATGAGATTTGCAAGTCATTGCAgcgtataaccataacagagtgaaagtttatcatttgcatgtgttttaaaggcatttcaagaaagTGTAAAACATTCGAGCCAATAACagaacatttgtaactttaataaaaaaaatattactgatttattaatacaatgaagattatacagtgttattttacattactaaatttctgtatttgaatactgtttgactctccagaaaaccataaagaactgtttatttacttttttctttgctctagtgtaattattcttgcaatttaatttttatacatgattcacacccttacaaaatcaatcaaatcaatcttaATGAATGATTTTCCACAAATAGAGTTATTCAAGCCATCTGctgaaattgttttcatatcgcaatatatattgcagtaaaacaaaatatcgcaatgtcagtttttccaatattgtacagccctaatgtatataataatgatattataacAACAATATTTTATAACTATAAAATAGTACAATCTAATATACAATAGCTTAATATACAGTCTATCTGCATGTCTTTCTGTCTGGCTATCTGTCTACAGTagtaaacatttgaagtggatcaaaacctttggTCAAAGTTAGactataactaaatattaaactaaaactattcaacaaaaTCTATTCTTGTCTTAAAAAACCTTTTTAAACTACATCAAATGTTGCGCACTATATAACACTAATCTGCTTGTTTAGACTTCAGCTGTGGTGAAAGAGTTTGAAAATGTGGAACTTGGAGATCtgggaaaaaaacagccaaaGATTCCCCGCAGAACAATTTACTTTGCAAGCGGTGAAACAATGGAGGAATTCAGtactgatgaagaggaggaggaggaagtaGTTGAGAAAAAGAACAGTCTAAGTACAGTGGATCCGGTGAGTGGCATCAGATTAGtaaattttaatgcattttcagTTTTATCCTACTGTATGCTCATAAACAGTTTTCATCTTGCATCTTTGTAGTCCAAGTTGACCTGGGGTCCATATTTTTGGTTTCAAATGTGGAGAGTGGCGACCTCGACCGTCTCAGGTAATGAAACTTTTTCCAGTCTGTCACATTTGGCACTGCATAAATAGTCGAAAATGAATAATTCAACCAATATGTTTCAGTTTGCGACTATCTTGGAGAGAAAATGGCGTCGTTGCTGGGAATCACAACACCAAAATATCAGTATGCGATTGATGAATACTACAGGATGAAGAAGGAGGTTTGTATACCAGTTCATTAATTAgtactttatatatataaaataatacattaagtagtatatataaaattacactGTATTATGCTTTTACTTAAATTttgttttgggggggggggggggggggggggggggtgggggggtacacctttattgtataggacagtagagagtattgacaggaaagcatggggagcagagggAGGGGAAGGAACGGCATAGAACCACGAGGcgaaatcgaactcgggtcgccgtgagcgcatgtgttgacgcactaaccactacaccactggcgccgacatatAATTTCTTTTAATGATTTAAAGACCTTTATCatctttaatatacagttgaagtcagaattattaaatataaatatatataaacataaatatctagtcaaatattatttactgtcatcatggcaaagataaaataaatcagttattagaaatgagttactaaaactattatgtttagaaatgtgctgaaaaaaaaaaatcttctctccgttaaacagaaattggggacaaaaataaacaggggggctaatatttctgacttcaactgtatgcacagTGACTAATATGTCagcacaatattaaaaaaaatcggATATTGTGAtgctttgtttttctgcaatacattGCAACATGAATACAGTTTAAATAGCTCTATTGAGTACAAATTCAGGTTcaaaaattgaataatcaaatgtaaaaaagtacagcatagtcttcattgtatagttaattaaaataagtttagtGCTACAAACGGTACAACTACTTGTGCCTGAATGATTTAAACTCTCATATGACAtgctcatacagtcacaggccttaaaggcgcatgcaaattataaatgtttgcttCATTATGGTAAAAATCttcagtgactccacaaatctcatgttctGATTCGTGGCTAAAAGTTtagaatttttatcatgtattaacgTTAAAAATGGTATCTAATTAGtgtatgcatttgtttgttgtttttaattgtatatttattaatgaaatgctcttgccatgaaaatagcctttgatgctgacatggcattataaaaaatttcatcatcatcatcatctgaaccatggctcctggtcaactataatcccaattcaacattgcagatccttcgatgtgactattgcgactgcacacattgcgatatcgatgctaaatcGCTAACGTTAGTTACTAATACTACATGAGGCTTTGGCCCCTAATCATGTGTAATCCgcaggaggatgaagaagaagaggagaaCCGTCTCTCTGAAGAAGCAGAGCGACGTTTTGATGAGCAACACAATCAGGAGAACCAACAACCAAAGACGGAGCAACCAGAAGCCACTGCGTCTTTTGTGAACGTGACCTTTGAACTGGAGCAGGAATCC encodes:
- the fam177a1 gene encoding protein FAM177A1, giving the protein MAELSLYLTNVNVSLGQTMDTEKTSAVVKEFENVELGDLGKKQPKIPRRTIYFASGETMEEFSTDEEEEEEVVEKKNSLSTVDPSKLTWGPYFWFQMWRVATSTVSVCDYLGEKMASLLGITTPKYQYAIDEYYRMKKEEDEEEEENRLSEEAERRFDEQHNQENQQPKTEQPEATASFVNVTFELEQESHATPDAANKVPAPIPS